Proteins found in one Deltaproteobacteria bacterium genomic segment:
- the cas1 gene encoding type II CRISPR-associated endonuclease Cas1 — protein sequence MIGRIVEVADDRRHLFVTRGFMVVQEQGSERKELGQVPLDDIAALIANAHGLSYTNNLLVALAERGIPFVLCAANHNPVGILLSTGGNYQQAKRFDAQIRATRPTTKRLWADLVRAKLQQQASTLEAAGAPSAPLTALVAKVRSGDPDNLEAQGARRYWSLLFGDQFRRDRALGGVNSILNYGYTVLRAAVARAVIAAGLHPTVGLHHSNEFNAMRLVDDLMEPFRPVIDLNVWHLHRNGKGEVSPETKRYLVRSLYDDMQTNAGATPVLVCTQKLATSLAQVFLGERKTLDLPLAGLPLALAATLDNE from the coding sequence TTGATTGGCCGCATTGTAGAAGTTGCAGACGACCGTCGGCACTTATTTGTGACGAGGGGCTTCATGGTTGTACAAGAGCAAGGGAGCGAACGCAAAGAATTGGGACAAGTGCCGCTAGACGACATAGCTGCGCTTATCGCCAATGCTCATGGCCTTAGCTATACGAACAACCTGCTCGTTGCGCTGGCTGAACGCGGCATCCCCTTCGTACTCTGCGCCGCGAACCACAACCCAGTAGGAATACTATTGAGCACAGGCGGCAACTACCAGCAAGCCAAGCGTTTCGATGCACAAATCAGGGCTACCAGACCCACGACAAAGCGCCTCTGGGCCGACCTAGTTCGAGCCAAATTGCAACAGCAGGCTAGCACGCTAGAGGCTGCCGGCGCACCTAGCGCTCCTTTAACCGCGCTTGTCGCCAAAGTCCGTTCTGGCGACCCCGACAACTTGGAGGCTCAGGGCGCACGCCGGTACTGGAGCTTGCTGTTTGGCGATCAATTCCGGCGAGACCGAGCCTTAGGGGGTGTGAATTCCATACTGAATTATGGTTACACAGTGTTGCGTGCGGCGGTAGCCCGTGCAGTCATTGCAGCAGGACTTCATCCTACGGTAGGGCTACATCACTCAAATGAATTCAATGCGATGCGCCTGGTGGACGATCTTATGGAGCCTTTCCGCCCTGTAATCGACTTGAATGTATGGCACTTACATCGCAACGGAAAGGGCGAAGTGAGCCCCGAAACTAAGCGCTATCTTGTGCGCTCACTGTACGACGATATGCAAACCAATGCTGGCGCCACACCCGTGTTGGTTTGTACGCAAAAGCTCGCCACGTCTCTCGCCCAAGTGTTTCTCGGCGAACGTAAGACCTTGGATCTGCCATTGGCAGGTCTTCCTCTAGCGCTTGCAGCTACGCTGGA